A region from the Beduinella massiliensis genome encodes:
- a CDS encoding ABC transporter permease subunit gives MRNVLSANFARLFKDRVFWATLAAMLLCAVVTMLSGCRQAAVNAGSGYSYTLDSYYFGLAPTLGLFCAVFTSLFLGTEYSDGTLRNKIMVGHSRASVYLANLAVCFAATLCFAAVWLTGGLVGIPFLGLWKIGITGLAAYSALIFCFSAALSAIFTFVGMNLQGKSASAVLSLLLFLALLVGASMVYARLCQPEMTSGVVITSEGMQMAEPAPNPEYLGGNLRRAYEGLLNFLPTGQGILMANLEVARPLYMLASSALISVGMTLLGVCMFQKKDLK, from the coding sequence ATGCGTAACGTATTGTCGGCAAACTTTGCCCGTCTTTTCAAGGACAGGGTCTTCTGGGCCACCCTCGCGGCGATGCTTCTGTGCGCGGTCGTCACCATGCTCAGCGGATGCAGGCAGGCCGCTGTAAACGCAGGCTCCGGGTATTCCTATACCTTGGATTCCTATTACTTCGGACTTGCGCCGACGCTCGGGCTCTTCTGCGCGGTCTTTACAAGCCTCTTTCTCGGCACCGAATACAGCGATGGCACCCTGCGCAACAAAATCATGGTTGGGCACAGCCGTGCGTCCGTTTATCTGGCCAACCTGGCCGTCTGCTTTGCGGCCACGCTCTGCTTTGCCGCCGTCTGGCTGACGGGTGGGCTCGTCGGCATCCCCTTCCTTGGTCTCTGGAAAATCGGCATCACAGGGCTTGCGGCCTACAGCGCCCTCATCTTCTGTTTCTCCGCGGCCCTTTCCGCCATCTTTACGTTTGTGGGCATGAACCTGCAGGGCAAGTCGGCTTCCGCCGTGCTTTCTCTCCTCCTGTTCCTCGCCCTGCTCGTCGGAGCGAGCATGGTGTATGCCCGTCTTTGCCAGCCGGAGATGACGAGCGGCGTCGTCATCACCTCCGAGGGTATGCAGATGGCGGAGCCCGCGCCGAACCCGGAATACCTCGGCGGTAACCTGCGCAGGGCGTATGAAGGGCTTCTGAACTTCCTGCCTACCGGTCAGGGAATCCTGATGGCGAATCTGGAGGTGGCGCGTCCGCTTTACATGCTGGCATCGTCCGCGCTGATTTCGGTGGGCATGACGCTGCTTGGCGTATGCATGTTCCAAAAAAAGGATTTAAAGTAG
- a CDS encoding AAA family ATPase, producing the protein MAKIIMLRGNSGSGKTTTGKTLQQKLGRGTLLISQDVVRREMLWVNDGPATKAVGLLSSLVEYGSRTCEYTILEGILNAEWYRPLFETAVRLFDGEIFAYYFDIPFEETLRRHVQKPNAQEFGEAQMRRWWKEKDYIGFLHEEAIGPDLSAEEIVDRIYRDVTSR; encoded by the coding sequence ATGGCGAAGATCATCATGCTTCGGGGAAATTCGGGCAGCGGCAAGACCACGACCGGCAAGACGCTGCAGCAAAAGCTGGGCCGCGGGACGCTGCTCATTTCGCAGGACGTCGTGAGGCGCGAAATGCTCTGGGTTAATGACGGCCCTGCAACAAAGGCGGTAGGGCTCCTGAGCAGCCTGGTGGAGTATGGAAGCCGGACGTGTGAGTACACCATACTGGAAGGAATTTTGAACGCCGAGTGGTATCGCCCCCTTTTTGAAACGGCCGTACGCCTCTTTGACGGGGAGATCTTTGCCTATTACTTTGACATCCCGTTTGAAGAGACGCTTAGGCGGCACGTGCAAAAACCGAACGCCCAGGAGTTCGGCGAAGCGCAGATGCGCCGCTGGTGGAAGGAAAAGGACTACATCGGGTTCCTGCACGAGGAGGCGATCGGCCCTGATTTAAGCGCGGAGGAAATTGTCGATCGGATCTATCGGGATGTGACATCGAGATAG
- a CDS encoding HAMP domain-containing sensor histidine kinase: MILLGLACAVLAVLVLTLGARVWFLRKTMDEIGAELKECLSKDTNHLICLSTRDRHARRLASTLNEQLCVLRRKRLQYEGGDRELKEAVTNISHDLRTPLTVILGYLDLLKRMEKSDVVSRYLSFIENRAQAMKQLTEELFRYSVLTSTAEELTLEPVDVGRALEESVASFYAVFKQRGIVPEIRMPERPIMRSLNPAALARVLGNILSNALKYSDGDLTISLLNDGALVFTNAASGLDEVQVGQLFHRFFSVKTAQNSTGLGLSIAKTLAERMGGAVSARYEAGRLSICVIFTENPSEEKCDGEPEEAN, from the coding sequence ATGATCCTTCTTGGGCTTGCGTGCGCCGTCCTTGCAGTGCTTGTGCTCACGCTTGGCGCGAGGGTCTGGTTTCTCCGTAAGACCATGGACGAAATCGGCGCAGAGCTTAAGGAATGCCTGTCGAAGGACACGAATCACCTGATCTGCCTGTCCACACGGGACCGGCATGCGAGACGCCTTGCCTCGACGCTGAACGAGCAGCTTTGCGTACTGCGCAGAAAACGCCTGCAGTACGAGGGCGGCGACCGCGAGCTGAAGGAGGCAGTGACGAACATCTCGCACGATTTGCGCACCCCGCTGACCGTCATTCTGGGGTATCTGGACCTCTTGAAACGGATGGAGAAGAGCGACGTGGTTTCACGTTATCTTTCCTTTATCGAGAACAGAGCGCAGGCGATGAAGCAGCTGACGGAGGAGCTGTTCCGCTATTCGGTGCTCACATCGACGGCGGAGGAACTGACACTGGAGCCGGTCGACGTCGGCCGCGCGCTGGAGGAGAGCGTGGCTTCCTTTTACGCAGTCTTTAAGCAACGGGGAATCGTCCCGGAAATTCGAATGCCGGAGAGGCCTATCATGCGCAGCCTCAATCCCGCGGCGCTTGCCCGCGTGCTCGGAAATATCCTGAGCAACGCGCTCAAGTACAGCGATGGCGACCTGACGATCTCGCTCTTGAACGACGGGGCGCTTGTCTTTACGAACGCCGCGTCCGGTCTGGACGAGGTACAGGTCGGGCAGTTGTTTCACCGCTTTTTCTCCGTTAAAACCGCGCAGAACTCGACCGGTCTGGGTCTTTCCATCGCCAAGACGCTGGCGGAGCGGATGGGCGGCGCCGTCAGCGCGCGCTATGAAGCGGGGAGGCTGAGCATTTGCGTTATCTTCACGGAGAATCCGTCCGAGGAGAAATGCGATGGAGAGCCAGAAGAAGCGAATTAA
- a CDS encoding ATP-binding cassette domain-containing protein — MEYVLTADALCKHYAHFKALDGLSMHVPKGAVYGFIGKNGAGKTTLIRLVCGLQAPTSGTFALYGAENRDRRIRQARRRMGAVVETPSIYLDMTAEENLRAQYRVLGLPSFDSIPELLRLVGLSDTGKKKARHFSLGMKQRLGIAVALAGNPDFLVLDEPVNGLDPQGIIEIRELILRLNREHQITVLISSHILDELSKLATHYGFIDGGRIVKEISAEELETACRKCTRMKVTDTQALTRVLDSMNVQYKILPDDTADVFARPNVSQLTLRLLEQGCEILSIVERDESLESYYVSLVGEGRHA, encoded by the coding sequence ATGGAGTACGTTCTGACCGCCGACGCCCTGTGCAAGCACTACGCGCACTTTAAGGCGCTCGACGGCCTGTCCATGCATGTACCCAAGGGCGCGGTATACGGCTTTATCGGGAAGAACGGGGCGGGCAAGACCACGCTGATTCGTCTGGTCTGCGGACTGCAGGCGCCTACGTCGGGAACATTTGCGCTCTATGGCGCGGAGAACCGTGACCGACGCATCCGGCAGGCACGCAGGCGGATGGGCGCGGTGGTGGAGACCCCCTCCATCTATCTGGACATGACGGCGGAGGAAAACCTGCGGGCGCAATACCGCGTGCTGGGGCTTCCGTCGTTTGACAGCATTCCGGAGCTCCTGCGGCTGGTGGGACTTTCGGACACGGGGAAGAAAAAGGCGAGGCATTTTTCACTCGGCATGAAGCAGCGGCTCGGTATCGCCGTCGCGCTTGCCGGGAACCCGGACTTTTTGGTGCTGGACGAACCGGTCAACGGGCTGGACCCCCAGGGCATCATCGAGATTCGTGAGCTCATCCTGCGGCTCAATCGCGAGCACCAGATCACCGTTCTGATCTCAAGCCACATCCTGGACGAGCTGTCAAAGCTCGCGACGCATTACGGCTTTATCGACGGCGGACGCATCGTGAAGGAAATCAGCGCGGAGGAGCTGGAGACGGCCTGCCGAAAGTGTACGCGCATGAAGGTTACGGACACACAGGCCCTTACGCGCGTGCTGGACAGCATGAACGTCCAGTACAAGATCCTGCCGGACGACACGGCGGATGTGTTCGCGAGACCCAACGTCTCGCAGCTTACCCTCAGGCTGCTGGAGCAGGGCTGCGAGATCCTGTCCATCGTAGAACGCGACGAAAGCCTGGAAAGCTATTACGTCAGCCTCGTAGGGGAGGGTCGCCATGCGTAA
- a CDS encoding O-antigen ligase family protein has protein sequence MEENWTKEMRSNAPAAVYAAMMLGIFPLYYQNYYFNINTCKYRFFIWLTFLLCVGAAVYAAVRISRRKRPFVGISLPVGAMLAFVCCAAIACRFSEEPAKAFSGELGRRSGLLYLMAIGAMTFLLSQGGGGYRACLGVFLVSGSAVCALGILNYFYVDPLHFYTHLTGGQENVFISTIGHINFFGAFVAMVLSFALAGAISARWPSVRYACQALVFVGFSAALAARSDSVYIAIAAVAIALLRPALASWRTLARAFLCVASFFFSAWLMGLLPFQHMQLLGISAAIAELGGALAGLGGLCAAMSGLFFLLDWRGLDARALPYARRTLYALCALGLLCTALCVVWFTAFDRETPLGALNNYLRLDEAWGTGRGFAWIQALGAYRDFSPLHKLFGCGPDMVRRVLAPLMTEEALANSGGVFENCHNEYLQYLMTTGALGLGCYLTFLGATFYRLARAGRKCPAVRAVFAAVFGYAAQAFVSVNQPITTTVFFVLCAVGLGLTADIARRQEAPDCL, from the coding sequence ATGGAGGAAAATTGGACGAAGGAAATGCGCAGTAACGCTCCTGCCGCCGTCTACGCGGCGATGATGCTGGGCATATTCCCGCTCTACTATCAAAACTATTACTTTAACATCAACACATGTAAGTACCGTTTTTTTATATGGTTAACTTTTTTGCTATGCGTCGGCGCAGCGGTCTATGCGGCCGTCCGTATCAGCAGACGCAAGCGTCCTTTTGTGGGAATCAGCCTGCCTGTCGGGGCGATGCTTGCCTTTGTCTGCTGCGCCGCCATCGCCTGCCGGTTCAGCGAAGAACCGGCAAAGGCGTTCAGCGGGGAGCTGGGACGGCGCAGCGGCCTGCTCTATTTGATGGCGATAGGCGCGATGACGTTCTTACTGTCGCAAGGGGGCGGCGGATACCGGGCTTGTCTTGGCGTCTTCCTCGTTTCGGGTTCCGCGGTCTGCGCGCTGGGCATCCTCAACTATTTTTATGTCGACCCGTTGCATTTTTACACCCACTTGACCGGCGGGCAGGAAAACGTCTTCATCTCGACGATTGGCCACATCAATTTTTTCGGGGCGTTTGTCGCCATGGTGCTTTCCTTCGCGCTCGCGGGCGCGATCAGCGCGAGATGGCCTTCCGTTCGCTATGCCTGTCAGGCGCTCGTGTTCGTGGGCTTTTCGGCGGCGCTCGCCGCGCGTAGCGACAGCGTCTACATTGCGATCGCGGCGGTTGCGATCGCGCTTCTGCGCCCGGCGCTTGCCTCCTGGCGGACGCTGGCAAGGGCTTTTCTTTGCGTAGCCTCCTTTTTTTTCTCGGCCTGGCTGATGGGTCTTCTTCCCTTTCAGCACATGCAGCTTCTGGGGATCAGCGCGGCCATCGCTGAATTGGGCGGCGCTCTCGCCGGGCTGGGCGGGCTCTGTGCTGCGATGAGCGGGCTCTTTTTTCTGCTGGATTGGCGGGGCTTGGATGCGCGCGCGTTGCCGTACGCACGCCGAACGCTTTACGCGCTGTGCGCTCTTGGGCTGCTTTGCACCGCTTTGTGCGTCGTATGGTTCACCGCGTTTGACCGGGAGACGCCTCTGGGCGCGCTGAATAACTATCTTCGCCTGGACGAGGCGTGGGGGACGGGGCGCGGCTTCGCATGGATTCAAGCGCTGGGGGCTTACAGGGATTTTTCACCCCTGCACAAGCTCTTCGGCTGTGGGCCGGACATGGTGCGCCGCGTGCTCGCGCCGCTGATGACGGAGGAGGCGCTCGCAAACTCGGGCGGCGTATTTGAAAACTGCCATAACGAGTACCTGCAATACCTGATGACGACGGGCGCGCTGGGCCTTGGGTGTTATCTCACCTTTCTGGGGGCGACCTTTTACAGGCTGGCGCGCGCGGGCAGGAAATGCCCGGCAGTGCGCGCGGTCTTTGCGGCGGTCTTCGGCTACGCAGCGCAGGCCTTTGTAAGCGTGAACCAGCCGATCACGACGACGGTCTTCTTCGTGCTGTGCGCGGTGGGGCTGGGACTGACCGCGGACATTGCGCGTAGACAAGAAGCGCCGGATTGTTTATAA
- a CDS encoding DEAD/DEAH box helicase, with product MNLTQLLDRLRHTDFMENVTHWETIPARAAQYAPFPEGLDARIPPVLRARGIGQLYTHQRKALEEVLAGKNICVVTPTASGKTLCYNLPVLDSILKNPDARALYLFPTKALSADQVAELYELITALDVDIKTYTYDGDTPAAARRAVRQAGHVVVTNPDMLHSGILPHHTKWVKLFENLRYVVIDEIHAYRGVFGSNLANVIRRLKRVCAFYGSHPQFICCSATIANPAELARLLVGEECELIDKSGAASGEKHLIFYNPPVVNKQLGIRRSVMQETQRIAAMLVDNDISTIVFAKSRLTVEVLTRHLKERVKDPLGNAGRVRGYRGGYLPTQRREIEQGLRRGSIRAVVSTNALELGIDIGQLDACVMCGYPGTVASTWQEAGRAGRRRTAAATIMVASSGALDQYIVQHPEYFFGQSPENALVNADNLYILLSHLKCAAYELPFEEGETYAPGVETPEILDYLCEQQILRHVGTRYHWMAEEFPAADVSLRSIGEENFLIIDITRPEHRRVIGEMDRYTVPMLLHEHAIYMHEGQQYQVEKLDFPEKKAYVRSVDVDYYTDADLNTSLRVLDVFKDEDGAGISRAYGEVLVTWLVTMFKKFKLDTQETLGFGPVDLPELEMQTTACWWSLPDAMTEGISQDALQGGMLGISNAIRQLAPLYLMCSPQDIAVLYRVRDPFTKKPTITLYDNCAGGVGLSEKVYGMNLLLFEHAREMIAACPCEAGCPSCVGPVAEVGAQGKRTALLLLERMLSA from the coding sequence TTGAATCTCACACAGCTCTTGGACAGGCTGCGCCATACGGACTTCATGGAAAACGTCACGCATTGGGAGACGATCCCCGCGCGGGCGGCGCAGTACGCGCCTTTTCCGGAAGGGCTGGACGCGCGCATTCCGCCGGTGCTTCGCGCGCGGGGGATCGGGCAGCTCTACACCCATCAGCGAAAAGCGTTGGAGGAGGTTCTCGCGGGGAAAAACATCTGCGTGGTCACCCCGACCGCTTCGGGAAAGACGCTGTGCTATAACCTGCCGGTTCTGGACAGCATCCTGAAGAACCCCGATGCGCGCGCGCTGTACCTCTTTCCCACCAAGGCGCTTTCCGCCGATCAGGTCGCTGAGCTCTACGAGCTCATCACCGCCCTTGACGTGGACATCAAAACCTATACTTACGACGGCGACACCCCCGCGGCCGCACGGCGTGCCGTGCGGCAGGCCGGGCATGTAGTGGTGACCAACCCGGATATGCTGCATTCCGGTATCTTGCCGCATCATACGAAGTGGGTTAAGCTTTTTGAGAACCTGCGCTACGTCGTCATCGACGAGATTCACGCCTATCGGGGCGTATTCGGCTCCAACCTGGCCAACGTCATCCGGAGGCTTAAGCGCGTTTGTGCGTTTTACGGTTCGCATCCGCAGTTCATCTGCTGCTCCGCGACCATCGCGAACCCTGCGGAGCTGGCGCGCCTGCTCGTAGGCGAGGAATGCGAACTGATTGACAAGTCCGGTGCGGCGAGTGGAGAAAAGCACCTGATCTTTTACAATCCGCCGGTCGTCAACAAGCAGCTCGGCATCAGGCGTTCGGTGATGCAGGAGACGCAGCGCATCGCCGCGATGCTGGTGGACAACGACATCTCCACCATCGTCTTTGCCAAGTCCCGCCTGACGGTCGAGGTGCTCACGCGTCACCTCAAGGAGCGCGTGAAGGATCCGCTGGGCAACGCCGGGCGCGTGCGCGGCTATCGGGGCGGCTATCTGCCCACGCAGCGACGCGAAATTGAGCAGGGCCTTCGCAGGGGAAGCATACGTGCGGTGGTTTCGACCAACGCGCTGGAGCTGGGCATCGACATCGGGCAGCTCGACGCCTGCGTGATGTGCGGCTATCCCGGCACCGTGGCCAGCACATGGCAGGAGGCGGGACGCGCGGGCAGACGGCGCACGGCGGCGGCGACGATCATGGTCGCCTCCTCGGGTGCGCTGGATCAATACATCGTGCAGCACCCGGAATATTTCTTCGGCCAGTCGCCGGAGAACGCGCTGGTCAACGCGGACAACCTGTACATCCTGCTCAGCCATCTGAAGTGCGCGGCCTATGAGCTTCCCTTTGAAGAGGGCGAAACTTACGCGCCGGGCGTGGAGACGCCGGAAATCCTCGACTACCTGTGTGAGCAGCAGATCCTGCGCCACGTGGGGACGCGCTATCACTGGATGGCGGAGGAGTTCCCGGCCGCCGACGTGTCGCTTCGCTCGATCGGCGAGGAAAACTTTCTCATCATCGACATCACCCGTCCGGAGCACCGGCGGGTCATCGGCGAGATGGACCGTTATACCGTGCCGATGCTGCTGCACGAGCACGCGATTTACATGCACGAGGGGCAGCAGTACCAGGTTGAAAAGCTGGATTTCCCCGAAAAGAAGGCTTACGTACGCAGCGTGGACGTAGACTATTACACGGATGCCGATCTCAACACGAGCCTGCGCGTGCTGGACGTGTTCAAGGACGAGGATGGGGCGGGAATTTCACGCGCATACGGCGAGGTACTCGTCACCTGGCTTGTGACGATGTTTAAGAAGTTTAAGCTCGACACACAGGAGACGCTGGGGTTCGGCCCGGTGGACCTGCCGGAGCTGGAGATGCAGACGACGGCCTGCTGGTGGTCGCTGCCGGACGCTATGACCGAGGGCATCTCGCAGGACGCGCTGCAGGGAGGCATGCTGGGCATCTCCAATGCCATCCGTCAGCTCGCGCCCCTTTACCTGATGTGCTCGCCTCAGGACATCGCGGTGCTCTACCGCGTGCGCGACCCTTTTACGAAGAAGCCGACGATCACCCTGTACGACAACTGCGCGGGCGGCGTGGGGCTCAGCGAAAAGGTATATGGCATGAACCTGCTGCTCTTCGAGCACGCGCGCGAGATGATCGCGGCCTGCCCCTGCGAGGCGGGATGTCCCTCATGCGTGGGGCCCGTGGCCGAGGTGGGCGCGCAGGGAAAGCGCACGGCGCTGCTGCTGCTGGAAAGGATGCTGAGCGCATGA
- a CDS encoding response regulator has product MKHILIVDDDVHIGNLLETALTQEGYRVSRAYSGTEALFVLSASRPDLVLLDLMLPGLSGEAVLPKIREIPVIVVSAKADITDKVSLLLGGAADYVTKPFALEELLARIAVRLRGAAKDLNAELTCEALRLDPAARRVWVNDAEIRLTRTEYAILKLLMQNPEQVVTKSQLLDRIGEDTPDCTESSLKMHISNLRRKLRIPQGRDYIEAVWGIGFKLRTE; this is encoded by the coding sequence ATGAAACACATACTCATCGTGGACGACGACGTACATATCGGGAACCTGCTGGAAACGGCGCTCACCCAGGAAGGGTATCGGGTATCGCGGGCCTATTCGGGCACCGAGGCGCTGTTCGTGCTCTCCGCCTCCAGGCCGGACCTCGTCCTGCTCGACCTCATGCTGCCGGGACTTTCAGGGGAGGCGGTGCTGCCGAAGATCAGGGAAATTCCCGTCATCGTCGTCAGCGCGAAGGCGGACATAACGGACAAGGTGAGCCTGCTGCTCGGCGGCGCAGCGGATTACGTCACCAAACCTTTTGCGCTTGAAGAGCTGCTGGCTAGAATCGCCGTGCGACTGCGCGGTGCGGCAAAGGATTTGAACGCAGAACTGACCTGTGAGGCACTGCGGCTCGATCCCGCGGCGCGCAGGGTATGGGTGAACGATGCCGAAATCAGGCTGACGCGCACGGAGTACGCAATCCTAAAGCTGCTGATGCAAAACCCGGAGCAGGTGGTCACCAAGTCGCAGCTATTGGATCGCATCGGCGAGGATACGCCGGACTGTACGGAGAGTTCCCTCAAAATGCACATCAGCAATTTGCGGCGAAAGCTGCGCATCCCGCAGGGCAGGGACTACATCGAAGCCGTTTGGGGCATCGGCTTTAAGCTGCGGACGGAATGA
- a CDS encoding AAA family ATPase, with protein MFGRFTERAQRALQGAQHAAVAMKHHYVGTEHLLMGLMQVQDEKDREMLQGITAEQVQDEILRVVETGDEPVTGALSLTPRTKKVLDGAMAESRALGQNYIGAEHLWLALLREGEGVAAHVLTSLGVNLEEARDTILASLSGGGAGAPQQGGEAREGASETKTLDQFGRDLTQDARDGKLDPVIGRSKEIERVIQILSRRTKNNPVLIGEPGVGKSAIAEGLAQRVVDGNIPEMLQGKRVFSLDLASLVAGSKYRGEFEERLKNALKELKEAGNVILFIDELHTIVGAGSAEGAMDAANILKPQLARGELQCIGATTLDEYRKHIEKDAALERRFQPVTVGEPTQEEAVAILKGLRDRYEAHHKVRITDEAIDAAVSLSSRYISDRFLPDKAIDLVDEAASRVRIRSFMTPPDMKETQEELDAIAKEKEEAVAHQDFEKAAGLRDKERSLVAEMESRRKEWERQRNAVHEEVGEAEIAEIVAQWTGIPVRQMTQDESERLLHLEETLHGRVVGQDEAVSAVARAIRRARAGLKDPKRPIGSFIFLGPTGVGKTELCRALGEAMFGDEDAVVRIDMSEYMEKHSVSRMVGSPPGYVGHDEGGQLTEKVRRKPYSVVLFDEVEKAHPDVFNILLQILEDGRLTDSQGRTVDFKNTVVVMTSNAGAHAMEDRKRLGFGTDVESEMERARSYEQMRERIMKEVKNLFRPEFLNRVDEIIVFHPLEEADIRKIAGLMVAQVQRRLQEQGIELRMPDEAVAYLAKAGFDPQYGARPLRRAIQRTVEDALSEEILAGRVHLGDTVSASLQDGKLVFRTAQPEGVDA; from the coding sequence TTGTTTGGACGCTTTACGGAGCGGGCGCAGCGGGCCCTGCAGGGCGCGCAGCACGCGGCTGTGGCGATGAAGCATCATTATGTAGGAACGGAGCACCTGCTCATGGGGCTCATGCAGGTGCAGGACGAAAAGGACCGCGAAATGCTCCAGGGCATCACGGCGGAACAGGTGCAGGACGAGATTCTGCGCGTGGTGGAGACCGGCGATGAGCCGGTCACCGGCGCGCTGAGCCTGACGCCGCGAACGAAGAAGGTGCTGGACGGCGCGATGGCGGAATCCCGAGCGCTGGGGCAGAACTACATCGGCGCGGAGCACCTATGGCTGGCGCTGCTGCGCGAGGGCGAGGGCGTCGCGGCGCACGTGCTCACGTCGCTGGGCGTCAACTTGGAGGAAGCGCGCGATACGATCCTCGCGTCGCTTTCGGGCGGCGGCGCGGGTGCGCCCCAGCAGGGAGGAGAAGCGCGCGAGGGCGCATCCGAGACGAAGACGCTCGACCAGTTCGGGCGTGACCTGACGCAGGATGCGCGCGATGGCAAGCTGGATCCGGTCATCGGGCGCAGCAAGGAGATCGAGCGGGTCATTCAGATTCTCTCGCGCCGCACGAAGAACAACCCGGTGCTCATCGGCGAACCGGGCGTGGGTAAATCCGCGATCGCGGAAGGGCTCGCACAACGCGTTGTGGATGGCAACATTCCGGAGATGCTGCAGGGAAAGCGCGTATTTTCGTTGGATCTGGCGTCGCTGGTGGCGGGCAGCAAGTACCGCGGGGAATTTGAAGAACGCCTCAAGAATGCGCTCAAGGAGCTGAAAGAGGCGGGCAACGTCATCCTGTTCATCGACGAGCTGCATACGATCGTCGGCGCGGGCAGCGCGGAGGGCGCAATGGATGCGGCGAATATTTTGAAGCCGCAGCTCGCGCGCGGGGAACTGCAATGCATCGGCGCGACGACGCTGGACGAATACCGCAAGCACATCGAGAAGGACGCCGCGCTGGAACGCCGTTTTCAGCCTGTGACCGTCGGAGAGCCGACGCAGGAAGAGGCAGTCGCCATCCTAAAGGGCCTGCGCGACCGTTACGAGGCGCATCATAAGGTTCGCATTACGGACGAGGCCATCGACGCGGCGGTGTCGCTCTCCTCGCGCTACATTTCAGATCGCTTCCTGCCCGACAAGGCCATCGATCTGGTGGACGAGGCGGCCTCACGCGTTCGCATCCGCTCGTTCATGACGCCCCCGGACATGAAGGAGACGCAGGAGGAGCTGGATGCCATCGCCAAGGAAAAGGAAGAGGCGGTCGCGCATCAGGACTTTGAAAAGGCGGCGGGTCTGCGCGACAAGGAGCGCTCGCTGGTCGCGGAAATGGAATCGCGTCGAAAGGAGTGGGAGCGTCAACGCAACGCCGTGCACGAGGAGGTCGGGGAGGCGGAGATCGCCGAGATCGTGGCCCAGTGGACGGGCATTCCTGTGCGGCAAATGACGCAGGATGAATCCGAGCGCCTTCTGCACCTGGAGGAGACGCTTCACGGCCGGGTCGTGGGGCAGGACGAAGCCGTAAGCGCCGTCGCCCGTGCAATTCGGCGCGCGCGCGCGGGCCTCAAGGATCCCAAGCGGCCGATCGGCTCCTTCATTTTCCTGGGTCCGACGGGCGTGGGCAAGACGGAACTGTGCCGCGCGCTGGGTGAGGCGATGTTCGGCGACGAGGATGCGGTCGTCCGCATCGACATGAGCGAGTACATGGAAAAGCACAGCGTGTCGCGCATGGTCGGTTCGCCCCCCGGCTACGTCGGTCACGATGAGGGCGGCCAGCTCACGGAAAAGGTCCGGCGCAAGCCCTATAGCGTGGTGCTCTTCGACGAGGTGGAGAAGGCGCATCCGGACGTCTTTAACATACTCCTTCAAATTTTGGAGGACGGACGCCTGACGGACTCGCAGGGACGCACGGTGGACTTCAAGAATACGGTCGTCGTCATGACCTCCAACGCGGGCGCGCACGCCATGGAAGACAGGAAACGCCTGGGCTTCGGCACGGACGTGGAGAGCGAAATGGAGCGCGCACGCAGCTATGAACAGATGCGCGAGCGGATCATGAAGGAGGTCAAGAACCTCTTCAGACCCGAATTTCTCAACCGCGTGGACGAAATCATCGTCTTCCATCCCTTGGAAGAGGCGGATATCCGCAAAATCGCGGGTCTCATGGTCGCGCAGGTGCAGCGCAGACTGCAGGAGCAAGGGATCGAGCTGCGCATGCCGGACGAAGCGGTCGCCTACCTCGCCAAGGCGGGTTTTGATCCGCAGTACGGCGCGCGTCCGCTGCGCAGGGCGATTCAGCGCACGGTCGAGGACGCGCTTTCAGAGGAGATTCTCGCCGGGCGGGTTCACCTGGGCGATACGGTGAGCGCGTCGCTACAAGACGGCAAGCTCGTCTTTCGTACGGCGCAGCCCGAAGGCGTAGACGCATAA